One Pseudomonas muyukensis DNA segment encodes these proteins:
- the secE gene encoding preprotein translocase subunit SecE, with translation MTPKTEAQESRFDLFKWLAVVALVVVGVVGNQYYSASPILYRVLVLLALAAVAGFVALQTAKGKSFFALAKEARTEIRKVVWPTRQETTQTTLIVVAVVLVMALLLWGLDSLLGWLVSLIVG, from the coding sequence ATGACTCCCAAAACTGAAGCCCAAGAATCGCGTTTTGATCTGTTCAAGTGGCTCGCTGTTGTCGCATTGGTAGTCGTTGGTGTTGTGGGTAATCAATATTACTCCGCCTCTCCGATCCTGTATCGCGTACTCGTCCTGCTTGCTTTGGCTGCTGTCGCTGGCTTCGTTGCCCTGCAGACCGCCAAGGGTAAGTCGTTCTTTGCGCTGGCGAAGGAAGCTCGTACCGAGATTCGTAAAGTCGTGTGGCCAACCCGCCAAGAAACCACGCAGACCACGCTGATTGTCGTGGCTGTTGTTCTGGTCATGGCGCTGCTGCTGTGGGGTCTTGATTCCCTGCTCGGCTGGTTGGTCTCCTTGATCGTTGGCTAA
- the tuf gene encoding elongation factor Tu translates to MAKEKFDRSLPHVNVGTIGHVDHGKTTLTAALTRVCSEVFGSAIVEFDKIDSAPEEKARGITINTAHVEYNSTIRHYAHVDCPGHADYVKNMITGAAQMDGAILVCSAADGPMPQTREHILLSRQVGVPYIVVFLNKADLVDDAELLELVEMEVRDLLSTYDFPGDDTPIIIGSARMALEGKDDNEMGTTAVKKLVETLDSYIPEPVRAIDQPFLMPIEDVFSISGRGTVVTGRIERGIVRVQDPLEIVGLRDTATTTCTGVEMFRKLLDEGRAGENCGVLLRGTKRDDVERGQVLVKPGSVKPHTKFTAEVYVLSKEEGGRHTPFFKGYRPQFYFRTTDVTGNCELPEGVEMVMPGDNIQMTVTLIKTIAMEDGLRFAIREGGRTVGAGVVAKIIE, encoded by the coding sequence ATGGCTAAGGAAAAGTTTGATCGTTCCCTACCTCACGTTAACGTCGGCACTATCGGCCACGTTGACCACGGTAAGACCACTCTGACCGCAGCGCTGACTCGCGTTTGCTCCGAAGTTTTCGGTTCGGCAATCGTTGAGTTCGACAAGATCGACTCGGCTCCGGAAGAAAAAGCGCGCGGTATCACCATCAACACTGCTCACGTCGAGTACAACTCGACCATTCGTCACTACGCTCACGTTGACTGCCCAGGTCACGCTGACTACGTGAAGAACATGATCACCGGTGCTGCCCAGATGGACGGCGCGATCCTGGTTTGCTCGGCCGCCGATGGTCCGATGCCACAAACCCGTGAGCACATCCTGCTGTCCCGTCAGGTTGGCGTTCCGTACATCGTGGTCTTCCTGAACAAGGCTGACCTGGTAGACGACGCTGAGCTGCTGGAACTGGTCGAGATGGAAGTTCGCGACCTGCTGTCCACCTACGACTTCCCAGGCGACGACACTCCGATCATCATCGGTTCGGCTCGTATGGCCCTGGAAGGCAAAGACGACAACGAAATGGGCACTACCGCTGTCAAGAAGCTGGTAGAGACTCTGGATAGCTACATTCCTGAGCCAGTTCGTGCCATCGACCAGCCGTTCCTGATGCCGATCGAAGACGTATTCTCGATCTCGGGTCGTGGTACCGTTGTTACCGGCCGTATCGAGCGTGGTATCGTCCGCGTTCAGGATCCGCTGGAAATCGTTGGTCTGCGCGACACTGCCACCACCACCTGCACCGGCGTTGAGATGTTCCGCAAGCTGCTGGACGAAGGTCGTGCTGGCGAGAACTGCGGCGTCCTGCTGCGTGGTACCAAGCGTGACGACGTTGAGCGTGGCCAGGTTCTGGTCAAGCCAGGTTCGGTCAAGCCGCACACCAAGTTCACCGCAGAAGTCTACGTCCTGTCGAAGGAAGAAGGTGGCCGTCACACTCCGTTCTTCAAAGGCTACCGTCCTCAGTTCTACTTCCGTACCACTGACGTGACCGGTAACTGCGAACTGCCGGAAGGCGTTGAAATGGTAATGCCAGGTGACAACATTCAGATGACTGTCACCCTGATCAAGACCATCGCGATGGAAGACGGTCTGCGCTTCGCCATCCGTGAAGGCGGTCGTACCGTCGGCGCCGGCGTCGTAGCAAAAATTATTGAATAA
- a CDS encoding pantothenate kinase gives MILELDCGNSFIKWRVVHTADAAITGGGIVDSDQALLAAVAGLGDLPLVGSRMVSVRSEEETSALCALIKDRFAVAVSVAQPVQEMAGVRNGYDDYQRLGMDRWLGALGAFHLAKGACLVIDFGTAAKADFVASDGEHLGGYICPGMPLMRSQLRTHTRRIRYDDASAERALSSLAPGRSTVEAVERGCVLMLQSFARAQIEQARALWGDDFTVFLTGGDAPLVREAAPQARIVPDLVFVGLAMACPLN, from the coding sequence ATGATTCTTGAGCTCGATTGTGGGAACAGCTTTATAAAGTGGCGTGTGGTCCACACTGCCGATGCCGCCATCACCGGTGGTGGTATTGTCGACTCGGACCAGGCGTTACTGGCAGCGGTTGCGGGGCTCGGCGACTTGCCTCTGGTCGGTAGCCGAATGGTCAGTGTGCGCAGTGAGGAAGAAACCTCGGCATTATGTGCATTGATCAAGGATCGCTTTGCGGTCGCTGTGAGCGTTGCCCAGCCGGTCCAGGAAATGGCCGGCGTTCGCAATGGCTATGACGACTACCAGCGCCTGGGCATGGACCGCTGGCTGGGGGCGCTGGGCGCTTTTCACCTGGCCAAGGGTGCCTGTCTGGTCATCGATTTTGGTACAGCGGCCAAGGCTGACTTTGTCGCGTCCGATGGCGAGCACTTGGGCGGCTACATATGTCCGGGCATGCCGTTGATGCGCAGCCAATTGCGCACCCATACCCGGCGCATTCGTTATGACGACGCTTCTGCCGAGCGGGCGTTGAGCAGCCTCGCCCCGGGGCGCTCTACCGTTGAGGCGGTTGAGCGGGGTTGCGTGTTGATGCTGCAAAGCTTTGCCCGCGCGCAGATCGAGCAGGCCAGGGCGCTGTGGGGCGATGACTTCACGGTGTTCCTCACTGGTGGTGATGCGCCTCTGGTGCGCGAGGCCGCTCCCCAGGCGCGCATCGTCCCGGACCTGGTATTCGTTGGCCTGGCCATGGCCTGCCCATTGAACTGA
- the birA gene encoding bifunctional biotin--[acetyl-CoA-carboxylase] ligase/biotin operon repressor BirA, whose amino-acid sequence MLKLLNLLKDGRFHSGEALGAALGVSRSAVWKQLQHLESELNLTIHKVRGRGYQLATPLNLLESQAIASFAEGEQWPLFIHETIDSTNAEGLRLAAAGQVAPFVVLAERQSAGRGRRGRHWVSPFAENLYYSLVLRVDGGMRQLEGLSLVVGLAVMRTLQAFGLKDAGLKWPNDVLVKGRKITGILLELVGDPADVCHVVLGIGVNVNMQASEGIDQQWTSMRAESGQLVDRNRLVALLGQQLQRELARHRRYGFAAFQEEWEQAHLWQGRKVSLVAGTTRIDGVARGVDGQGGLRLEVDGVEKSFSGGELSLRLRDDS is encoded by the coding sequence ATGCTGAAGTTGTTGAATCTCCTCAAGGATGGTCGGTTCCATTCCGGAGAAGCCCTGGGGGCTGCCCTTGGGGTGAGCCGCAGCGCCGTTTGGAAGCAGCTGCAGCACCTCGAAAGCGAACTGAACCTGACCATCCACAAGGTCCGCGGCCGCGGCTATCAGCTTGCAACGCCGTTGAACCTGCTCGAGTCGCAGGCGATCGCTAGCTTTGCCGAGGGTGAGCAGTGGCCGCTATTCATTCACGAGACCATCGACTCCACTAATGCCGAAGGCCTAAGGCTCGCCGCAGCTGGGCAAGTTGCTCCGTTCGTGGTGTTGGCCGAGCGACAAAGTGCCGGTCGTGGTCGGCGTGGTCGGCACTGGGTCAGTCCGTTCGCTGAAAACCTCTATTACAGCCTGGTCCTGCGCGTTGACGGCGGTATGCGTCAATTGGAAGGGTTGAGCCTGGTGGTGGGGTTGGCGGTGATGCGCACATTGCAGGCGTTCGGTCTCAAGGATGCCGGCCTGAAATGGCCAAACGACGTCCTGGTCAAAGGACGGAAGATCACCGGGATCCTGCTGGAGTTGGTCGGCGACCCTGCCGATGTCTGCCACGTGGTGCTAGGGATCGGCGTCAATGTGAATATGCAGGCCAGTGAAGGCATCGATCAGCAATGGACCTCGATGCGCGCCGAGTCGGGCCAGCTCGTCGACCGTAACCGCTTGGTGGCTTTGCTTGGTCAGCAGTTGCAGCGTGAACTGGCCCGTCACCGGCGTTACGGGTTTGCCGCGTTCCAGGAGGAGTGGGAGCAGGCCCATCTGTGGCAAGGGCGCAAGGTGTCGCTGGTCGCCGGCACTACCCGTATCGATGGGGTGGCGCGGGGTGTGGATGGCCAGGGCGGTTTGCGTCTTGAGGTCGACGGTGTGGAAAAGAGCTTCAGCGGTGGCGAGCTCAGCCTGAGGTTGCGTGATGATTCTTGA
- the tyrS gene encoding tyrosine--tRNA ligase yields MKSVEEQLALIKRGAEEVLVESELVEKLMRGQPLRIKAGFDPTAPDLHLGHTVLINKLRQFQELGHQVIFLIGDFTGMIGDPSGKSATRPPLTREQVLDNAETYKQQVFKILDPAKTEVAFNSTWMDQLTPADFIRLASQYTVARMLERDDFDKRYSSNQPIAIHEFLYPLVQGYDSVALKADVELGGTDQKFNLLMGRELQRSYGQEAQNIVTMPLLEGLDGVKKMSKSLGNYVGIQEAPGVMYSKLVSIPDTLMWRYFELLSFRSMEEIEQFRADVEKGANPRDIKIKLAEEIVARFHGEEAAANAHRAAGNRMKEGELPEDLPEIEVAAAESLPIAAVLNRAGLVKNSAQARDLLAGGAVKVDGAVVDRDFMFVLGATHVCQAGKKAFGRVTLKAE; encoded by the coding sequence ATGAAGTCGGTTGAAGAGCAGCTGGCGCTTATCAAGCGCGGTGCGGAAGAGGTATTGGTCGAGTCGGAACTGGTGGAGAAGCTCATGCGCGGCCAACCGCTGCGCATTAAAGCGGGCTTCGACCCAACCGCGCCCGACCTGCACCTGGGGCACACGGTGCTGATCAACAAGCTGCGCCAGTTCCAGGAGCTGGGCCACCAGGTCATCTTCCTGATCGGTGACTTCACCGGCATGATCGGCGACCCGAGCGGCAAAAGTGCCACCCGTCCGCCGCTGACCCGTGAGCAGGTGCTGGACAACGCCGAGACCTACAAGCAGCAGGTGTTCAAGATTCTCGATCCGGCCAAGACCGAGGTCGCGTTCAACTCCACCTGGATGGACCAGCTGACCCCCGCTGACTTCATTCGTCTGGCCTCGCAGTACACGGTTGCGCGCATGCTCGAGCGTGACGACTTCGACAAGCGTTACAGCAGCAACCAGCCGATTGCGATCCATGAGTTCCTTTACCCGCTGGTGCAGGGCTATGACTCCGTGGCGCTCAAGGCCGATGTCGAGCTGGGCGGTACCGACCAGAAGTTCAACCTGCTGATGGGGCGTGAATTGCAGCGCTCCTACGGCCAGGAGGCGCAGAACATCGTCACCATGCCGCTGCTCGAGGGCTTGGATGGCGTGAAGAAGATGTCCAAGTCGCTGGGCAATTATGTCGGTATCCAGGAAGCACCTGGGGTGATGTACAGCAAGCTGGTATCGATTCCGGACACGCTGATGTGGCGTTACTTCGAGCTGTTGAGCTTCCGTTCCATGGAGGAGATCGAGCAGTTCCGTGCGGATGTCGAGAAGGGCGCCAACCCGCGGGATATCAAGATCAAGCTGGCCGAGGAGATCGTGGCGCGCTTCCATGGTGAAGAGGCGGCGGCCAATGCGCACCGTGCCGCGGGCAACCGCATGAAGGAAGGCGAGCTGCCGGAGGACCTGCCGGAGATTGAGGTCGCTGCGGCTGAGAGCCTGCCGATCGCTGCGGTGTTGAACCGGGCTGGCCTGGTGAAGAACTCGGCGCAGGCGCGGGATCTGCTGGCGGGTGGTGCGGTGAAGGTTGACGGTGCTGTGGTTGATCGCGACTTCATGTTCGTGCTGGGTGCGACTCATGTGTGCCAGGCGGGCAAGAAGGCGTTTGGCCGGGTTACGCTGAAGGCTGAGTGA
- a CDS encoding peptidoglycan DD-metalloendopeptidase family protein — MTNEPPKAPPLYPKSHLLAASGIAALLSLALLVFPSSEVEAKKTTLSLELESPAEQLKDESRAAPLVQAEQNSDSPFAQIEGEQATTAETKAAPAAVAKQEEKAPGHREVVVARGDTLSTLFNKVGLPANVVHDLLASNKQAKQFSQLKHGQVLQFELDKDGQLTSLHSKVSNLETIRLTRTDKGFSFDREISKPVVRTAYAHGVIKSSLSASAQRAGLSHSMTMDMARILGYDIDFAQDIRPGDEFDVVYEQKMMDGKVVGTGNILSARFTNRGKTYTAVRYTNKQGNTNYYTADGNSLRKAFIRTPVDFARISSRFSAGRKHPILNKIRAHKGVDYAAPRGTPIKAAGDGRIELAGRRGGYGNTVIIAHGNAYKTLYGHMQGFAKGIKTGSSVKQGQIIGYIGTTGLSTGPHLHYEFQVNGVHVDPLSQKVPMADPIAKAERQRFNQQSQPLIARMDQEKATLLAANKR; from the coding sequence ATGACCAACGAACCGCCTAAAGCGCCCCCGCTTTATCCGAAAAGCCATCTGTTGGCCGCCAGCGGCATCGCCGCCCTTCTCAGCCTGGCCTTGCTGGTCTTTCCTTCCAGCGAAGTCGAAGCCAAGAAAACCACCCTCAGCCTCGAGCTGGAAAGCCCGGCCGAACAGCTGAAGGACGAGTCCCGCGCCGCGCCACTGGTGCAGGCCGAGCAGAACAGCGACTCGCCCTTCGCCCAGATCGAAGGCGAACAGGCCACCACCGCCGAGACCAAGGCCGCGCCAGCCGCCGTCGCCAAACAGGAAGAAAAAGCCCCCGGCCACCGCGAAGTGGTCGTGGCCCGCGGCGACACCCTTTCCACCCTGTTCAACAAGGTCGGCCTGCCGGCCAACGTGGTCCACGACCTGCTGGCCAGCAACAAGCAGGCCAAGCAATTCAGCCAGCTCAAGCATGGCCAGGTGCTGCAGTTCGAACTGGACAAGGACGGCCAGCTGACCAGCCTGCACAGCAAGGTCAGCAACCTCGAGACCATCCGCCTGACCCGTACCGACAAGGGCTTCAGCTTCGATCGCGAGATCAGCAAGCCAGTAGTGCGCACTGCCTATGCCCATGGCGTGATCAAAAGCTCGCTGTCGGCCTCGGCCCAGCGCGCCGGCCTGTCCCACAGCATGACCATGGACATGGCACGCATCCTTGGTTATGACATCGACTTCGCCCAGGACATCCGCCCCGGCGACGAATTCGACGTGGTCTACGAACAGAAGATGATGGACGGCAAGGTGGTCGGCACCGGCAACATTCTGTCGGCCCGCTTTACCAACCGCGGCAAGACTTACACCGCCGTGCGCTACACCAACAAGCAGGGCAACACCAACTACTACACCGCCGACGGCAACAGCCTGCGCAAGGCGTTCATCCGCACCCCGGTGGACTTCGCCCGCATCAGCTCGCGCTTCTCGGCCGGGCGCAAGCACCCGATCCTGAACAAGATCCGCGCCCACAAGGGTGTCGACTATGCCGCCCCGCGTGGCACGCCGATCAAGGCCGCCGGCGATGGCCGCATCGAGCTGGCCGGCCGTCGCGGTGGCTACGGCAACACCGTGATCATCGCCCACGGCAACGCCTACAAGACGCTGTATGGCCACATGCAGGGCTTTGCCAAGGGCATCAAGACCGGCAGCTCGGTGAAGCAGGGCCAGATCATCGGCTATATCGGCACCACTGGCCTGTCCACCGGCCCACACCTGCACTACGAGTTCCAGGTCAACGGTGTGCACGTCGACCCGCTTAGCCAGAAAGTGCCGATGGCAGACCCGATCGCCAAGGCCGAGCGCCAGCGCTTCAACCAGCAGAGCCAACCCCTGATCGCCCGCATGGATCAGGAAAAAGCCACCCTGCTCGCCGCCAACAAGCGCTGA
- a CDS encoding anhydro-N-acetylmuramic acid kinase, translating to MALYLGVMSGTSLDGLDIALIEQHEQPRLLATHYIPMPVDLRQDLLELCASGPDEIARAALAENRWATLAAQGIEHLLAGQGLAPAAIRAIGSHGQTIRHEPARGFTVQIGNPALLAELTGICVVGDFRRRDVAAGGQGAPLVPAFHEALFGHLGQRLAVLNVGGFSNLSLIARDTPVHGFDCGPGNVLLDAWIERKRGQPFDADGAWAASGVVQADLLNTLLGDPFFAGSGPKSTGREVFNLAWLDSHLGALPGYRDEDVQATLLELTARSIIDSLRQAQQGTEALLVCGGGARNAALMARLAQLLPGAQVSSTAAQGIDADWVEAMAFAWLAHCCLEGIPANRPSVTAAKGLRVLGAIYPA from the coding sequence ATGGCCCTCTATCTGGGAGTGATGTCCGGGACCAGCCTCGATGGCCTGGACATCGCCTTGATCGAACAACACGAGCAGCCCCGGCTGCTCGCCACCCATTACATCCCCATGCCCGTCGACCTGCGCCAGGACCTGCTCGAGCTTTGCGCCAGCGGCCCGGACGAGATCGCCCGGGCGGCCCTGGCCGAGAATCGCTGGGCCACCCTCGCCGCCCAAGGCATCGAGCACCTGCTGGCCGGCCAGGGGCTTGCGCCCGCCGCCATCCGCGCCATCGGCAGCCACGGCCAAACCATCCGCCACGAACCTGCCCGCGGCTTTACCGTGCAGATCGGCAACCCAGCCTTGCTGGCCGAGTTGACCGGAATCTGCGTGGTCGGTGATTTCCGTCGACGTGATGTCGCCGCCGGGGGCCAGGGCGCGCCGCTGGTGCCCGCTTTCCATGAGGCGCTGTTCGGCCACCTTGGCCAGCGCCTGGCAGTGCTCAATGTAGGCGGTTTCAGCAACCTGAGCCTGATCGCCCGGGACACTCCGGTGCATGGTTTCGACTGCGGGCCGGGCAATGTGCTGCTGGACGCCTGGATCGAGCGCAAGCGCGGCCAGCCCTTCGATGCCGATGGCGCCTGGGCGGCCAGTGGCGTAGTGCAGGCCGACCTGCTCAATACCCTGCTCGGCGACCCCTTCTTCGCCGGCAGCGGCCCAAAGAGCACCGGCCGCGAAGTGTTCAACCTGGCCTGGCTGGACAGCCACCTGGGCGCCCTTCCCGGCTACCGCGACGAAGACGTACAAGCCACCCTGCTTGAGCTGACGGCACGCAGCATCATCGATTCGCTGCGCCAGGCGCAGCAGGGCACCGAAGCCTTGCTGGTCTGCGGCGGTGGCGCACGCAATGCTGCGCTGATGGCGCGCCTGGCGCAGTTGCTGCCCGGCGCCCAGGTGTCGAGCACCGCGGCGCAAGGTATCGACGCGGACTGGGTCGAGGCCATGGCCTTCGCCTGGCTCGCCCACTGCTGCCTGGAAGGCATTCCCGCCAACCGCCCGAGCGTGACCGCTGCCAAGGGCTTGCGCGTCCTCGGCGCGATCTACCCCGCCTGA
- the erpA gene encoding iron-sulfur cluster insertion protein ErpA produces the protein MSVETFTPTALEFTPGAAHKVKTLVSEEGNDRLKLRVFVTGGGCSGFQYGFTFDEDVADDDTIVEREGVALVVDPMSYQYLAGAEVDYQEGLEGSRFVIKNPNATTTCGCGSSFSI, from the coding sequence ATGAGCGTCGAAACCTTCACCCCCACGGCCTTGGAGTTCACCCCCGGGGCCGCGCACAAGGTCAAGACCTTGGTCAGTGAAGAGGGCAACGACCGGCTGAAGCTGCGGGTATTCGTGACAGGCGGCGGCTGCTCGGGCTTCCAGTACGGTTTCACTTTCGATGAAGACGTCGCCGACGACGACACCATCGTCGAGCGCGAAGGCGTGGCGCTGGTGGTCGATCCGATGAGCTACCAGTACCTGGCTGGCGCCGAAGTGGATTACCAGGAAGGCCTGGAAGGTTCGCGCTTCGTGATCAAGAACCCGAACGCCACCACCACCTGCGGTTGCGGTTCGTCGTTCTCGATCTGA
- the argC gene encoding N-acetyl-gamma-glutamyl-phosphate reductase — MIKVGIVGGTGYTGVELLRLLAQHPQAEVAVITSRSEAGVAVADMYPNLRGHYDGLAFSVPDSKALAACDVVFFATPHGVAHALAGELLTAGTKVIDLSADFRLQDAHEWGKWYGQPHGAPELLKDAVYGLPEVNREKIRQARLIAVPGCYPTATQLGLLPLLEAGLADPSRLIADCKSGVSGAGRGAAVGSLFCEAGESMKAYAVKGHRHLPEISQGLRLAAGKDIGLTFVPHLTPMIRGIHATLYATVADTSVDLQALFEKRYADEPFVDVMPAGSHPETRSVRGANVCRIAVHRPQGGDLVVVLSVIDNLVKGASGQAVQNLNILFGLDERMGLSHAGLLP, encoded by the coding sequence ATGATCAAGGTCGGTATCGTCGGCGGCACGGGGTACACCGGTGTCGAACTACTGCGTCTGCTGGCGCAGCACCCACAGGCCGAGGTGGCGGTAATCACCTCGCGCTCCGAGGCGGGCGTGGCGGTTGCCGACATGTACCCGAACCTGCGCGGCCACTATGACGGCCTGGCCTTCAGTGTGCCGGACAGCAAGGCCCTCGCCGCCTGCGACGTGGTGTTCTTCGCCACCCCCCATGGCGTGGCCCATGCCCTGGCCGGTGAGCTGCTGACCGCTGGCACCAAGGTCATCGACCTGTCGGCGGACTTCCGTCTGCAGGACGCCCACGAGTGGGGCAAGTGGTACGGCCAGCCCCACGGCGCGCCTGAGCTGCTCAAGGACGCGGTCTACGGCCTGCCGGAAGTGAACCGCGAGAAGATCCGCCAGGCACGTCTGATCGCCGTCCCTGGCTGCTACCCCACCGCCACCCAGCTGGGCCTCCTGCCGCTGCTGGAAGCAGGCCTGGCTGACCCGTCCCGGCTGATCGCCGACTGCAAGTCGGGTGTCAGTGGCGCTGGCCGCGGCGCCGCGGTCGGCTCGCTGTTCTGCGAAGCTGGCGAAAGCATGAAGGCCTATGCGGTCAAAGGGCATCGGCACCTGCCGGAAATCAGCCAGGGCCTGCGCCTGGCCGCAGGCAAGGACATCGGCCTGACCTTCGTGCCGCACCTGACCCCGATGATCCGCGGTATCCATGCCACCCTCTACGCCACCGTCGCCGACACCTCGGTCGACCTGCAGGCACTGTTCGAGAAGCGTTACGCCGATGAACCGTTCGTCGACGTGATGCCGGCCGGCAGCCACCCGGAAACCCGCAGCGTGCGCGGTGCCAACGTTTGCCGTATCGCCGTGCACCGGCCTCAGGGCGGTGACCTGGTGGTGGTGTTGTCGGTCATCGACAACCTGGTCAAGGGCGCGTCGGGCCAGGCCGTGCAGAACCTCAACATCCTGTTCGGCCTGGATGAGCGCATGGGGCTGTCCCACGCCGGCCTGTTGCCATAA
- the hemJ gene encoding protoporphyrinogen oxidase HemJ has product MLYLWIKALHIVSVVCWFAGLFYLPRLFVYHAQSQDSISLERFITMERKLYRGIMNPAMIATYVFGGWMLYLNPGWLSQGWLHAKLTLVAVLTVYHHMCGAQRKRFAAGTNTRSHVYYRWFNEAPVLILLGIAILVVVKPF; this is encoded by the coding sequence ATGCTCTATCTATGGATCAAGGCGCTGCATATCGTCAGCGTGGTCTGCTGGTTCGCCGGCCTGTTCTACCTGCCGCGCCTGTTCGTCTACCACGCCCAGAGCCAGGACAGCATCAGCCTCGAGCGCTTCATCACCATGGAGCGCAAGCTGTATCGCGGCATCATGAACCCGGCAATGATCGCCACCTATGTATTCGGCGGCTGGATGCTGTACCTCAACCCGGGCTGGCTGAGCCAAGGCTGGCTGCATGCCAAGCTGACCCTGGTCGCCGTGCTTACCGTTTACCATCACATGTGCGGCGCCCAGCGCAAACGCTTCGCCGCTGGCACCAATACCCGCAGCCATGTCTACTACCGCTGGTTCAACGAAGCCCCGGTGCTGATTTTGCTGGGCATCGCAATTTTGGTGGTGGTCAAGCCGTTCTAA
- a CDS encoding NAD(P)H-dependent flavin oxidoreductase — MSLPASLQHLRLPLVAAPMFLISNPELVLACCANGVVGSFPALNQRDTAGFKAWLEEIEAGLAKLDQPAPYAVNLIVHASNPRLQADLALCVEHRVPIVITSLGAVKEVVDAVHGYGGLVFHDVTTRRHAEKAAEAGVDGLIAVAAGAGGHAGSWSPLALLAEIRQFFDKTVLLSGCLNHGHELLAAQVLGADLGYMGTRLIATRESQAQDAYKQMILGAKAADVVLTPAVSGIPASFLRQSLEQAGYDQAALKGSHQAGKLKPIGDEAKAWKTIWSAGQGVGDINDLPSIAELVERLGREYRAALERTQQLRSNVL; from the coding sequence ATGTCCCTGCCCGCGTCGCTACAACACCTGCGCCTGCCCCTGGTGGCCGCGCCGATGTTCCTGATCTCCAACCCCGAGCTGGTACTGGCCTGCTGCGCCAACGGCGTGGTCGGGAGTTTCCCGGCCCTCAACCAGCGCGACACTGCTGGTTTCAAGGCCTGGCTCGAAGAGATCGAGGCAGGGCTGGCGAAACTGGACCAGCCAGCGCCCTACGCCGTGAACCTGATCGTGCATGCGAGCAACCCCCGCCTGCAGGCCGACCTGGCCTTGTGCGTCGAACACCGGGTACCGATCGTCATCACCAGCCTGGGCGCGGTGAAGGAAGTAGTCGATGCGGTGCACGGCTATGGCGGCCTGGTGTTCCACGACGTGACCACCCGCCGGCACGCCGAGAAGGCCGCCGAAGCTGGCGTCGACGGCCTGATCGCCGTGGCCGCGGGCGCAGGCGGCCATGCCGGTAGCTGGAGCCCGTTGGCGCTGCTGGCCGAGATCCGCCAGTTCTTCGACAAGACCGTGCTGCTGTCGGGCTGCCTCAACCACGGCCATGAGCTGCTGGCTGCCCAAGTCCTGGGGGCCGACCTCGGCTACATGGGCACGCGCCTGATCGCCACCCGCGAAAGCCAGGCCCAGGACGCGTACAAACAGATGATCCTCGGCGCCAAAGCCGCCGATGTGGTACTGACCCCGGCAGTCTCCGGCATCCCCGCCAGCTTCCTGCGCCAGAGCCTGGAACAGGCCGGCTACGACCAGGCGGCGCTCAAGGGCAGCCACCAGGCCGGCAAGCTCAAGCCGATCGGCGACGAGGCCAAGGCCTGGAAGACCATCTGGTCGGCGGGCCAGGGGGTCGGTGACATCAACGACCTGCCCAGCATCGCCGAGCTGGTCGAGCGCCTGGGCCGCGAGTATCGCGCGGCACTGGAACGTACCCAGCAGCTGCGCAGCAACGTCTTGTAG
- a CDS encoding SDR family NAD(P)-dependent oxidoreductase, whose translation MTRYAMITGASSGLGLALAEALARRGRNLILVARQRETLEPVAIELTQRFGVEVLFRACDLSQPLRLSGFVLELEEGERRIDLLVNCAGQRTYGPFLAHEWADEQDLLEVNILALSRLCHAIGNLMAIQGGGQILNIAGLAGVAPGPWMAAYAASKAYVLSFSEALREELRRTGIKVSVLCPGPVRSAKRPIPRLDASSPSPEEIALYTVRALDKNRALILPGRGNRWLAFAPRLLPRWLTRKLAGAIHRRYCPAGLE comes from the coding sequence ATGACCCGTTACGCCATGATCACCGGTGCTTCCAGCGGCCTGGGCCTGGCCCTGGCGGAAGCGCTGGCACGGCGCGGGCGCAACTTGATCCTGGTGGCGCGCCAGCGCGAGACGCTGGAGCCGGTGGCCATCGAACTGACCCAGCGCTTCGGCGTCGAGGTGCTGTTCCGGGCCTGCGACCTCAGCCAGCCCCTGCGCCTGTCGGGCTTCGTCCTGGAGCTGGAGGAAGGCGAGCGGCGCATCGACCTGCTGGTCAACTGCGCCGGGCAGCGCACTTATGGGCCGTTCCTGGCCCATGAGTGGGCCGACGAGCAGGACCTGCTGGAGGTCAACATCCTGGCCCTGAGCCGGCTGTGCCACGCCATCGGCAACCTGATGGCAATCCAGGGGGGCGGGCAGATCCTCAATATCGCCGGCCTGGCCGGTGTCGCTCCCGGGCCGTGGATGGCCGCCTATGCCGCCAGCAAGGCCTATGTGCTGAGCTTTTCCGAGGCACTGCGTGAAGAACTGCGCCGCACCGGCATCAAGGTCTCGGTGCTGTGTCCGGGCCCGGTACGCTCCGCGAAGCGCCCTATCCCCCGCCTCGACGCCAGCAGCCCCAGCCCCGAGGAGATCGCCCTGTACACCGTGCGGGCGCTGGACAAGAACCGCGCGCTGATCCTGCCTGGGCGCGGCAATCGCTGGCTGGCCTTCGCCCCACGCCTGCTGCCGCGCTGGCTGACGCGCAAGCTGGCCGGGGCGATCCACCGCCGCTACTGCCCCGCCGGCCTGGAATAA